In a genomic window of Passer domesticus isolate bPasDom1 chromosome 3, bPasDom1.hap1, whole genome shotgun sequence:
- the LOC135295764 gene encoding interferon-induced very large GTPase 1-like isoform X1, with protein sequence MVSLSLLCRSKKPDFQELPCCLWNSHGNSHPPERQGRIKRDWNGILPAGERRSPEGEAMASQEDTQEGDAKAQLLAEAFQKEGMDAGYWLPKASQILGIKCREALQHVGYKDYLRLECEVQHPWEKKALQKLLKITDDKMSTKEVQKEHLEKTKQKQEEAKQALKDLTEMLKSRSHSQDALREKAETLWQAMEIPKEFWPQPQKPLADMLESIQKQLEQQELSAGREKNIPDTELLKRASGGLALQGIYRTSRPEDVLAKREQLLRVPEGFQLASPEQGSLLERKEFSSSAAESTFTKSMEQLGFSISVSAKCSFWGFSLGGGVDHSSSLQSQDTHQSHSEQSYFCTTKYQYIPLASCYFQRHQLRLSDAALRELQDMEQQRLSFCWEEDNPTLVKMCESFFSRFGSHINQGPLHFGGIFWWKASTEGFQAEQREEMKRQTSEALNSFVGASWGRFRASVEGSLDVSKPSSQASVQGRAREGSHTAIQLYVVSTGGPADTASLPQWKTGLVSDNTTWCVIDRGFELIPVWDVILCNHCGDFQSAGQMSRALRAAYKALTNQSVGTIFGEELGSAVQEARDFMGTVKTWEVTKGDEEKLLTLMGLKDYLSGKTRNPSVWINVCLSDKALQEFLVNTVRSCQESPPENTTSIKLKLRSLLNPHIYSVKDFPEASFIMQWIFQTEQPHPRSPKVSELQELIKTLQQMKEHIHAVTYAPGSSASDVHEAKIEATQTSSLAIYSLLQSLQEQAQKDMELLVLLIVTSTGYQVESSTFQHLLGHPEIQYMAKEMEAAHEEYVNLKEQDASRAEAFLLLTGLTVTPESQELSPELKRERLVFMEDHMKGLWSTRIKNLLQKQSRDKDWERLERDLDSLISGCLDDKWEEERTQNILSDLEDTFPTPEAPSQSQSKSDSRESKVNEAMANQEFLQLLKRLGLESHYPRKMGMGDFRTICKTSLQHSQPSEDKELPFYYLEKLLTVDYQVRYLTCLDESNQGLAPMPKTGEQEHQQSDSFENFLDKMMEAAPECASRDGHVHPMDLQMAIFHCADDFLRQTLATKLAFCQLALPLLLPNPSTSHIEFPLYALSQIQRSWKEVEKSGKQVQIKSYSNKLIFQAQTPIVSFIRIGSSASSSKSQLLNALLSKRKHDTFFHRHCRGSTKEHLLMEGLVEIAWYCPRASPDDTFERCVAFCNLHGDARDHGAQLQFLQEVSAVNVALVSDWEHMDSRGKKLLQDLWQSERPLLCLLTEKENIAPGQISKKITIGIKNRNEAELMGHLTKTIGNLLEGSNPCFSLEACMDKARQHGFIVDADQPACVTAKAKAKELVELLKKEKLSEIKSKLLPLQGKLWYQWCQKDKELTRLQEKRNRSIEHHRSQIESEKNTIRRKQLERAFPLNPLMKSFLGFLQAQPADTKKYFLQWMKAFMHEVSRGRLEELRRNYHKLWSEILSRKKSKKKPSGNDASVSRLDALSDEINDSSIGLENLLREVGQIYEALQFMNSKNESFDKLPEIAADLMVSGYPMELMDGDASYLPLRWVGAIFDSLIERLGDKRVFVLSVLGIQSTGKSTLLNAMFGLQFNVSAGRCTRGAFMQLIPVGEELQQDLGFDFVLVVDTEGLRAIEMANKQSLNHDNELATFVIGVGNITVINIFGENPSEMQDVLQIAVQAFLRMKKVNLSPSCLFVHQNVGEATAKEQNMEGQRRLQEKLDKMTVVAAQQEFCDISSFSDVIAFDVNTHIHYFAHLWEGNPPMAPPNPAYSQNVKQLKSQILQAAKNQSQRSILRFSSLKDRIGDLWNALLNENFVFSFKNSLEIAVYRKLETAFSQWTWRLRSHILDVQMRLDNKIRNGDLQNVTREHLEELVRETSDAIEKEVEKYFREDNDRGILVQWKSSTELKLKELKEALLHETKKKCENLIELQKEQRKLNARKLQYEDELLSKSRELAVSLKGKSLSERELEDNFTLVWNQWIEEVSLAAPPPERVDIDAEIEDVLVEHFKEPGIHARIRSFPRGRGFPFDPEKHIMKKKCGVIQGFLSIFKTDVINFQHITDNIIACVKANIAKKEEEKRDYSRNFIHEILNEVQKGVNSVPSNAKCTFNREYSIDLSLYLCKIAAERFKAMHEAFRKSNDPVVYLSSKREDFFQCFQISCQGATSIIIFALFLCDKIEPALRRAVYERTAKDIAEDMQGQFPDFQGNRANLEVCILKYLAEQENFEDFKQYLMSPKQFFESYIKTQVRNYCLDGSRRLGMFLDSSLDYLYRKILSAVSKSTQIVKDRKDREDKISLWLGEFCRELSEVINLPRSDLKGIEHQEVTDIEFLHRAMAQHLAALRDKLMKELADADLSLFPREPHTILAEHFSGCWEQCPFCGAVCTNTMRNHDGKHQVVFHRPEALKGWRKYGTDQLVIDICSSRVASDISFILHDDRRFPYKRYWDAGPPFSTWNILPDSSMQAYWKWFVSHFRTQLEALYNGKFHGIGEIPEAWQRITKEEVLSELEKR encoded by the exons ATGGTTTCGCTTTCACTGCTCTGCCGCAGTAAAAAGCCTGATTTCCAGGAATTaccctgctgcctctggaacAGCCATGGGAACTCCCACCCACCGGAGAGACAGGGCAGGATAAAAAGGGACTGGAATGGGATTCTCCCAGCCGGGGAGCGGCGGAGCCCGGAGGGAGAAG CCATGGCTTCACAGGAGGACACACAGGAGGGGGATGCAaaggcacagctcctggcagaggCATTCCAGAAGGAAGGAATGGATGCTGGATACTGGCTGCCCAAAGCTTCACAGATCCTGGGAATCAAGTGCAGAGAAGCCCTACAACATGTGGGATATAAAGACTACCTCAGGCTGGAGTGTGAGGTACAGCACCCCTGGGAGAAAAAGGCACTCCAGAAACTCCTGAAAATCACAGATGATAAAATGAGCACTAAAGAGGTGCAGAAGGAGCACTTGGAGAAGACAAAGCAGAAACAAGAAGAGGCCAAACAAGCCCTGAAGGATCTGACAGAAATGCTCAAGAGCCGCAGCCACAGCCAGGATGCTCTGAGGGAGAAAGCAGAGACTCTGTGGCAAGCCATGGAGATTCCCAAAGAGTTCTGGCCACAGCCACAGAAACCCTTGGCAGATATGCTGGAGAGCATCcagaagcagctggagcagcaggagctgtcagcaggcagggagaagaaCATCCCTGACACGGAGTTGCTGAAACGGGCGTCAGGGGGactggccctgcagggcatcTACAGAACCAGCAGACCTGAAGATGTGCTGGCAAAGCgagagcagctcctcagggttCCAGAGGGATTCCAGCTGGCCAGTCCGGAGCAAGGATCGCTGCTTGAGAGGAAGGagttctcctcctctgcagcagaaTCCACTTTCACCAAGTCCATGGAGCAGCTAGGCTTCAGCATCAGCGTTTCTGCCAAATGCTCATTCTGGGGGTTTAGTCTGGGAGGGGGTGTAGatcacagcagctccttgcagTCACAGGACACCCACCAGTCCCACTCTGAGCAGAGCTACTTCTGCACCACCAAGTACCAGTACATCCCTCTGGCCTCCTGCTACTTCCAAAGGCATCAGCTTCGCCTCTCGGATGCGGCTCTGCGGGAGCTGCAAGATATGGAGCAGCAGCGTTTGAGCTTCTGTTGGGAGGAAGACAACCCCACCTTGGTGAAGATGTGTGAGAGCTTCTTCAGCAGGTTTGGGTCCCACATAAACCAGGGTCCCCTCCACTTTGGGGGGATATTCTGGTGGAAGGCGTCCACAGAAGgattccaagctgagcagcggGAAGAGATGAAGCGACAAACGTCTGAAGCACTGAACAGCTTTGTTGGAGCCAGCTGGGGTCGCTTCAGGGCCAGTGTAGAAGGGTCCCTGGATGTTTCTAAACCCAGCTCACAGGCTTCTGTCCAAGGAAGAGCCAGAGAGGGTTCTCATACAGCGATTCAACTCTACGTGGTCAGCACAGGGGGcccagcagacacagcttcCCTTCCTCAGTGGAAAACGGGGCTCGTGTCTGATAACACAACGTGGTGCGTTATCGACCGTGGCTTTGAGCTGATCCCAGTGTGGGACGTCATCCTGTGCAATCACTGTGGAGATTTTCAGTCTGCTGGTCAGATGAGCAGAGCCCTCAGGGCTGCGTACAAAGCACTGACGAATCAGAGCGTCGGCACCATTTTTGGAGAGGAACTGGGCAGTGCAGTGCAAGAGGCCAGAGATTTCATGGGGACTGTGAAGACCTGGGAGGTGACGAAAGGGGATGAAGAGAAGCTGCTCACGCTGATGGGGCTAAAAGATTATCTGAGTGGTAAAACCAGGAACCCCAGTGTGTGGATCAACGTGTGCCTGTCGGACAAAGCCCTGCAGGAGTTCCTGGTGAACACCGTGCGGAGCTGCCAGGAGTCACCTCCAGAAAACACCACCTCTATCAAGTTAAAGTTGAGGAGTCTCCTGAATCCTCATATCTACTCTGTCAAGGACTTCCCTGAGGCTTCCTTCATTATGCAATGGATCTTCCAGACTGAGCAGCCACATCCCAGATCTCCCAAAGTCTCTGAGCTTCAAGAGCTCATCAAAACACTGCAGCAAATGAAGGAGCACATCCATGCTGTCACCTATGCACCAGGAAGCTCTGCTTCTGACGTTCATGAAGCAAAGATAGAAGCCACCCAGACCAGCAGCCTCGCCATTTATTCCTTACTGCAGTCTCTCCAGGAACAGGCTCAGAAGGACATGGAACTCTTGGTGCTCTTGATTGTGACCAGCACAGGGTACCAGGTGGAAAGCAGCACTTTTCAGCACCTCCTTGGACACCCAGAAATTCAGTACATGGCCAAGGAAATGGAAGCAGCACACGAGGAGTATGTGAACCTGAAGGAGCAAgatgccagcagagctgaggccTTCCTCCTGCTGACGGGTCTGACTGTGACACCTGAAAGTCAAGAGCTGTCCCCTGAGCTGAAGAGGGAGCGTTTAGTTTTCATGGAAGATCACATGAAAGGCTTGTGGTCCACACGGATAAAGAATCTCCTCCAAAAGCAGAGTAGAGACAaagactgggagaggctggaacgGGACTTGGACTCCTTGATCAGTGGGTGCTTGGATGACAAATGGGAAGAAGAGAGGACCCAGAACATACTCAGCGACCTGGAAGACACTTTTCCAACACCTGAGGCCCCCAGTCAGTCTCAATCCAAGTCAGACAGCAGAGAATCCAAAGTAAATGAAGCCATGGCAAACCAGGAGTTCCTCCAGTTGCTCAAGCGCCTTGGACTGGAAAGTCACTATCCAAGGAAAATGGGGATGGGAGATTTTCGCACCATCTGCAAGACatctctgcagcacagccagcccagcgAGGACAAGGAACTGCCATTTTACTACTTGGAAAAGCTGTTAACTGTGGATTACCAGGTAAGGTACCTGACTTGCTTGGATGAGAGCAACCAAGGCCTTGCACCCATGCCAAAAACCGGAGAGCAAGAGCACCAACAGTCAGACTCCTTTGAAAACTTTCTTGATAAGATGATGGAAGCAGCCCCTGAATGTGCAAGCAGGGATGGCCATGTGCACCCCATGGACCTGCAGATGGCCATCTTCCATTGTGCTGATGACTTCCTGAGACAGACCCTGGCAACCAAGCTGGCATTCTGCCAACTGgcgctgcctctgctgctgcccaacccgAGCACTTCACACATCGAGTTCCCGCTCTAtgcactcagccaaatccaaAGGAGCTGGAAAGAGGTGGAGAAGTCAGGAAAGCAGGTCCAAATAAAGAGTTACAGCAACAAACTCATCTTTCAGGCACAGACACCCATCGTGTCCTTCATCCGCATTGGCAGCTCAGCCTCCTCTTCCAAGTCCCAGCTCCTGAACGCTCTGCTGAGCAAACGCAAACATGACACTTTCTTCCACCGCCACTGCAGAGGCAGCACCAAGGAGCATTTGCTGATGGAAGGGCTGGTGGAGATTGCCTGGTACTGCCCCCGTGCAAGCCCCGATGACACCTTTGAGCGCTGCGTGGCTTTCTGTAACCTGCATGGAGATGCCAGGGATCACGGAGCacagctgcagttcctgcaggaGGTATCTGCTGTCAACGTGGCTCTTGTGTCCGACTGGGAGCACATGGacagcagggggaaaaagcTTCTGCAGGACCTGTGGCAGTCAGAAAGGCCTTTACTTTGTCTTCTCACAGAAAAAGAGAACATTGCACCTGGACAAATCAGCAAAAAAATAACAATAGGGATCAAGAACAGAAACGAAGCAGAACTGATGGGCCATCTGACCAAGACAATTGGGAATCTCCTGGAAGGGTCTAATCCATGTTTCAGTCTGGAGGCCTGCATGGACAAAGCTCGCCAGCATGGATTCATAGTGGATGCAGATCAACCTGCATGTGTGACAGCCAAAGCAAAGGCAAAGGAGCTGGTGGAGCTTCTGAAGAAAGAGAAGCTGTCTGAGATCAAATCCAAGCTGCTGCCGCTTCAAGGAAAACTGTGGTACCAGTGGTGCCAAAAGGACAAAGAACTTACTCGCTTGCAGGAGAAGAGGAACAGGAGCATTGAGCATCACCGCAGCCAAATTGAAAGTGAGAAAAATACAATCAGAAGAAAGCAACTTGAGCGAGCTTTCCCTCTCAACCCACTGATGAAATCATTCCTTGGCTTCCTCCAGGCCCAGCCAGCAGATACCAAGAAATATTTCCTGCAGTGGATGAAGGCCTTTATGCACGAAGTGTCCCGTGGTCGCCTTGAAGAACTGAGGAGAAATTATCACAAGTTATGGTCTGAAATCctgtcaagaaaaaaaagcaagaaaaaacccAGTGGCAATGATGCATCAGTGAGTCGCTTGGATGCCCTCTCTGACGAAATCAATGATTCATCCATTGGCCTGGAGAACCTTCTGAGAGAGGTAGGGCAGATTTATGAAGCTCTGCAATTTATGAACTCCAAGAATGAGAGTTTTGACAAATTGCCAGAAATTGCAGCAGACCTGATGGTTTCAGGGTATCCCATGGAGCTGATGGATGGGGACGCTTCTTACCTGCCCTTGCGCTGGGTGGGAGCAATCTTTGACAGCTTAATTGAGAGGCTGGGGGACAAACGAGTGTTTGTGCTCTCCGTGCTCGGCATCCAGAGCACAGGCAAGTCCACCCTGCTGAATGCCATGTTTGGCCTGCAGTTCAACGTCAGCGCAGGGAGATGCACCCGCGGAGCCTTCATGCAGCTCATCCCGGTGGGcgaggagctgcagcaagacTTGGGCTTTGATTTTGTACTGGTGGTTGACACAGAGGGACTCCGTGCCATCGAGATGGCCAATAAACAGTCCCTGAACCATGACAATGAGCTGGCCACCTTTGTCATTGGTGTTGGCAACATCACTGTGATCAATATCTTTGGAGAAAATCCATCAGAAATGCAAGATGTTCTCCAGATCGCTGTGCAGGCTTTCCTGAGGATGAAGAAAGTCAATCTTTCCCCAAGCTGCCTCTTTGTCCACCAAAACGTGGGAGAAGCAACTGCCAAGGAGCAGAACATGGAAGGACAAAGGCGTTTGCAGGAAAAGCTGGATAAAATGACTGTGGTAGCTGCTCAGCAGGAATTCTGTGACATCTCCTCCTTCAGCGATGTCATTGCCTTTGATGTGAACACCCACATTCACTATTTTGCTCACCTGTGGGAAGGAAACCCCCCAATGGCACCACCCAACCCTGCCTACAGCCAGAACGTAAAGCAACTCAAGAGCCAAATCCTCCAGGCTGCCAAGAATCAGTCACAGCGCAGCATTTTGAGGTTCTCGAGTCTGAAAGATCGTATTGGTGACCTCTGGAATGCTTTGCTGAATGAAAACTTTGTCTTCAGCTTCAAGAATTCCCTGGAGATTGCTGTGTACAGGAAACTGGAAACTGCCTTTAGTCAGTGGACCTGGAGGCTGAGGAGTCACATCTTAGATGTACAGATGAGACTGGACAACAAAATTCGTAATGGGGACTTGCAGAATGTCACCAGAGAACACCTTGAAGAGCTGGTGAGAGAGACAAGTGATGCCATTGAGAAAGAAGTGGAAAAGTATTTCAGGGAAGACAATGACCGTGGGATACTGGTCCAGTGGAAATCAAGCACAGAGCTGAAGCTGAAAGAACTGAAAGAGGCTCTGCTTcatgaaacaaaaaagaaatgtgaGAATCTTATTGAGCTACAGAAGGAGCAGAGGAAACTGAATGCAAGGAAGTTGCAATATGAAGATGAGCTCCTGAGTAAGAGTCGGGAGCTGGCTGTGAGTCTGAAGGGGAAGAGCCTCAGTGAGAGAGAACTGGAGGACAACTTTACTCTTGTCTGGAACCAGTGGATTGAGGAAGTCTCCCTTGCTGCCCCTCCTCCAGAACGGGTGGATATTGATGCAGAAATCGAAGATGTCCTTGTAGAGCACTTTAAAGAGCCAGGCATCCATGCACGCATCAGGTCATTTCCCAGAGGGAGAGGATTTCCTTTTGATCCAGAGAAACACATCATGAAGAAAAAGTGTGGAGTTATCCAAGGTTTCTTGAGCATTTTCAAGACTGATGTGATCAACTTTCAGCACATCACAGACAACATCATAGCATGTGTGAAGGCAAACATTGCTaagaaggaagaggagaaacGCGATTACAGTCGAAATTTTATTCATGAAATACTCAATGAAGTACAGAAAGGTGTGAACTCTGTCCCCAGCAATGCAAAATGTACTTTTAACAGAGAGTACAGCATTGATTTGTCTCTGTATCTGTGCAAAATAGCAGCAGAAAGGTTTAAAGCCATGCACGAAGCATTCCGGAAGTCAAATGACCCAGTTGTGTACCTGAGCAGCAAGAGAGAAGATTTCTTCCAATGTTTCCAGATTTCCTGCCAAGGAGCCACTTCGATCATAAtttttgctcttttcctttGTGACAAGATTGAACCAGCTCTTCGCCGTGCAGTCTATGAGAGGACGGCTAAAGACATCGCTGAGGACATGCAAGGCCAATTCCCAGATTTCCAGGGCAACAGAGCCAATCTGGAAGTTTGCATCCTGAAATACCTGGCCGAACAGGAAAATTTTGAGGACTTCAAGCAGTACCTTATGTCTCCAAAACAATTTTTTGAGAGTTACATTAAGACACAAGTTAGGAATTACTGTTTAGATGGGAGTAGGAGGCTGGGAATGTTTTTAGACTCCTCCCTTGATTATCTCTATCGAAAAATCCTGTCAGCTGTTTCGAAATCAACCCAAATTGTCAAAGACAGAAAAGACAGGGAAGACAAAATCTCTCTCTGGCTGGGTGAATTTTGCAGGGAACTGTCAGAGGTGATCAACTTGCCCAGAAGTGATCTGAAGGGCATCGAGCACCAGGAGGTCACAGACATTGAGTTCCTGCACAGGGCCATGGCACAACATCTGGCTGCCCTGAGGGACAAGCTCATGAAAGAACTGGCTGATGCTGACCTGAGCTTGTTTCCAAGGGAGCCTCACACCATCCTGGCAGAGCATTTTTCAGGGTGCTGGGAGCAGTGTCCATTTTGTGGGGCTGTCTGCACAAACACCATGCGGAATCATGATGGAAAGCATCAGGTAGTCTTCCATCGCCCAGAAGCTTTGAAGGGATGGAGGAAGTATGGGACAGACCAGCTGGTCATTGATATTTGCTCCAGCCGTGTTGCAAGTGATATCTCATTCATTCTTCATGACGATCGACGGTTCCCCTACAAGAGATACTGGGATGCTGGACCTCCTTTTTCCACTTGGAACATTCTTCCTGATTCCTCCATGCAGGCGTACTGGAAATGGTTTGTGTCTCATTTCAGGACACAGCTGGAAGCTCTGTACAATGGGAAATTTCACGGTATAGGAGAAATCCCTGAGGCCTGGCAGAGAATTACCAAGGAGGAAGTGCTATCTGAGCTGGAGAAGCGTTAG